In the genome of Candidatus Nealsonbacteria bacterium, the window GGACAAAAAGACCGCAGCCGTGGCTTCTAGGCACCAATCCGACTTCAGCATCAATGAACCTTAATTCGTCTAATTTTCGGCCATCGACTCTTTTTTCTTTTTCAAGTATGTTTTTATGGACTAAATTTTCAATTTCTTTATAAAATATTTCACTTGCAAGCCTGATTTTTTCCGGTTCTTCGTGTTTCTCCTTTACAAAATTAATCAGTTCTTCTTTAAGGTCGCTCATCCTACCTTCTTGTGAGGAATTGGGCGATGAATATAGATTTTTTTCTAATTTATCAGAAAGCCAATGTCCGACTTCTTTTTCCAGTTTTTCATCTTTAAAGCTTTCAATTAAAACTTTTTCTTTGCCCGATTGCGTCGAAATTTCTTTTTGGAAATCTATTAATTTTTTAAGATAATCTTCTCCGAATTCGGTTGCTTTTAAAATTGTTTCTTCGTCAGACTCGTCAGCCCGGCACTCAATCATGTTAATTAAAACTCGATTATCTTTTTTGGTGCCGGCTAAAACTAATTCAATTTTTGATTCTTCTTTTTGTCCACAGGTCGGGTTTAAAACAAAGCCATCGTTTATTTTTCCTATTCTGATGGCGCCAATAGGGCCTGACCAGGGGATATCGGAAATTGAAAGGGCTATGGAGGCGGCAATCAAGCTGACCATATCGGGATTATTCTCTCCGTCCCAGGCTAGGCAGGTGGTAATAACTTGAATTTCTCGATAAAGATTGTTGGGGAACAAAGGCCTGATGACACGGTCAATCAATCTGGAAGATAAAATTGCCTCATCGGACGGTTTTCCTTCTCTTTTCATATATCTCGACCCCTTTATTTTTCCGGACGCATAATATCTTTCTTCGTAATTTACGCTTAGCGGGAAAAAATCGATTTGGTCGCTTTTTGATTTTGCCATAACGCAGGTTGCCAAAACCAAAGTATCGCCGTATCTTACTAAAACTTCACCGTTGGCTTTTTCAGCTAAATTTCTAATTTGAACGATTAAATCTCGTCCCCCTAATTCTAATTTGTAATTTTTAGTTTCCATTTTTTATTTTTTTTAATCTTTTAATAAGTATTTACTGGGAGTTTTATCCAGGTCTATAAATTCATCGGCTGCTTCTTTTAATTTAGAGGAAGTGGTTTTACCGAAAGCTAAAACCTCAACTCTTTTGCCCTGATTTTTTAAATATTCGACTAAAGGAAAAAAATCCCCGTCTCCCGAGCAGAGCACAATTACATCCAAGCTTTGGGCGGTTCTTACGGCGTCAATAACTATCCCGACGTCCCAATCGGCTTTTTTCATTCCGTCGTAAAATTCTTGTAAATCTTTTACTCTCATTTCAATTCCCAACTTGGTTAAGGCTTCAAAAAAAGGTTTTTCTTCGCCTGTTTTTGTTTTTACCACATAAGCGAAAGCCCTGATAAACTTCCGGCCGGCTATCGCTGTTTTGAGAATTTCCCTGAAATTAACCTTGGATTTGTAAAGATTTTTAGCCGAATGATAAAGGTTTTGAACATCAATGAGTGCTTCCACTCTTTGTTCAATCGGTTTTATTGCCATATATTTTTATTTCCGTTTTTAGCGGAAAAATTATTTCTTTAATCCTATTTTTTTAATTAAAGAATTGTATTTTTTTTCATCAGCCTTTTTTAAGTAGCCCAAAAGGCTTTTTCTTTTGGATACCATTTTCAGAAGCCCTTTTTTTGAATGAAAATCTTTTGGATTTTTTTTCAAATGAAGCAACAGCTCGCTTATCTCTTCGCTAAGCAAAGCTATCTGGACTTCCGAAGAACCGGTATCTTTTTCGTGCTGCTGATGTTTTTTAATCAGTTTTTCTTTGTCTTCTTTTTTTAACATATTTTTTTATTTAATTTATTTTTTTATTTTACCTCAAAAATTAAAAACAAAAAAGGTGTCTTACCTTTCTTTTGATTTTAATTTATGCCCCCAGCAGGACTCGAACCTGCAACTCACTGCTTAAGAGGCAGTTACTCTACCGGTTGAGTTATGAGGGCGGTTAAAATCTTCTTATGTCGCATTTAACTTGAAACCATCCTTCTTTTTCTGGTGTTGCGGGATTGTCTACCAGCCCGGTCCATTCGCTTACTTTAATAGAAACAAGAATAGTGTTTATAATCAGCCATGATCCATAAATCAATACAAGGCCTATTGTCGCCGATGTAAGAATTTTTTTTGCGAAACTGGTTTTTTGAGGATTTTGTCCTGCTTGATACAAAGAAAACCCTCCAATCGTAAATATTAAAACAGCAATCGCAGGAACAATTTTAATTAAAATTAAATCAAGTATGCCATCCGCCATAACAAAGAAATGACAAATAGTACAAGGAATCCATTTGCGAGAAATTAGAGTCCCTATTGGCACTGGATCTCCGCCCGCTGTTTTTTGGTTACACTCTCCAACCACGGAAGCAGCCCACAGGATGTTTGTAGCGCAACATTTTCCGCAAGGGTTCAGCCCGTCATAGGTGATTTTATAAACTTTAGCAGGATCTACGGAACGATCTGTAATTGTATAACTATTAGTTGCTGAAATAATAGAAGGAACAAAGAGCCAGCTTATGAAAAAAAATAAAATAAACAAATTTGAAATTTTAAATAAATTTTTCATATTTTTAATGCCCTCGAGAGGATTCGAACCCCTATCTTTTGTTCCGAAGACAAAGATGTTGTCCGTTACACCACGAGGGCTTAATCTCAATAATATTGTACCAGATGTGTTGATTTTCGGCAAGATTCAGAAAAAAGATTGAAAAAAATAAATTTCTAGATTAAGATGAAAACGAAATGGAAATTCCTAAAGAAGTCCAATCTATCATAAAAGAATTGGAAAATAAAGAGTTTGAAGCCTATATTGTTGGAGGCTGCGTTCGCGATTTTTTGCTTGCCCGTCGAAGCGAAAGCGAAGGAGGGAGAAAAATAAAGCCCCGAGATTGGGACATAGCTACCAATGCGAAACCCGAAGAAATTAAAAAAATATTTTTAAAAAGTTATTCCGACAATAAATTCGGCACGGTGATTGTTTTGACCGGTTCCAAAGATGAAAGCTTGGCAGAAGTTGAAATTACCCCTTATCGCATTGATGAAAAATATAGCGACAAGCGTCATCCCGATAAAGTTATTTGGGCGCAAAGAATTGAACAGGATTTGTCCAGGAGAGATTTTACCATAAATGCCATCGCAATGGGGGTTGGCGGAGAAAATAAAAAATCAGAAACAAAAATTATTGACCCTTTTGACGGAGAAAAAGATTTAAAAAATAAAATTATCCGGGCAGTGGGCAGTCCCCAAGACCGATTTTCTGAAGATGCTTTAAGAATGATGAGGGCTGTAAGATTTGCAACGACTTTAGGTTTTGAGATAGAGTCCGAGACCGCAAAAGCCATAAATAATAATTCTCATTTATTAAAAGCCATATCCAAAGAAAGAATAAGGGATGAATTTATGAAAATTATTATGTCGGAAAATGCGGACCAAGGAGTTGAATTGTTGAGAGAATTAAATCTTTTAAAATATATTATTCCGGAACTTGAAGAAGGACACGGGGTTTCTCAAAACAAACACCATGTTTATGAAGTTTATAAACATTCTTTGCTTTCTTTGAGATACGCGGCCAAGAAAAATTTTAATAAATATGTAAGAATGGCAACTTTGCTTCATGATATTGGAAAGCCCCGGGTTAAAAAAGGAGAAGGGCAAAATTCTACTTTTTATAACCATGAAATAGTAGGCGCTAAAATGACTTGTCAGATATTAGATTGCCTTAAGTTTTCCAAAAAGATATTGAAAAAATCGTAAAACTGGTAAGATATCATTTGTTTTATTATCATCCGGACGAAGTCGGTGAAAGCTCGGTCAGAAGATTGGTCAGACAAGTTGGGCCGGAAAATATGGAAGAATTATTGCAAGTCAGATTGTCCGATAGAATCGGCTCCGGTTGTCCGAAAGCGGAACCTTATAAATTACGTTATTTAAAATATGTTATTGAGAAAACTGCCCAGGATTCGATTTCGGTCAAGAATTTAAAAATTTCGGGCAACGATATAATGGAAATTTTAAAAATCGAACCGGGTCCCAAAATCGGAATGATTCTTGATGTTTTGTTGGGCGAAGTTTTGGAGAATCCGGATAAAAATAAAAAAGAAATTTTAAAAAAAGAAACTGAAAAATTAGGAAAATTATCGGAAAAAGAATTAAAAAACTTGACCGAAAAAGCCAGAGAAGAAAGAGAAAAAATAGAAATGAAAAGAGATGAGATGACAAAGAAGAAATATTGGGTGACGTAGTTCAGGAAATAATTTTAGAGACACGCTCTGCATCCCAGCGGGATGCAAGCTTAGTTCCTCGACAAATTCAAGCACATAAAAATTTATGTGCTTGACCATGCAATTTGCCTGCGGATAGTCACTAAAATTATTTTCTTCACTTTTAAATTTTAAAAATCGGGGTGTAGTATAACGGCAGTATGCAGGGTTCGGGACTCTGCGGTCTGGGTTCAATTCCCAGCACCCCGACAAGAACGGGCCTGTAGTTTAACGGCAGAACACTACATTCGCATTGTAGGAATGCGGGTTCAATTCCCGCCGGGTCCATAATATCATGTCTTCAAAAGAAATCGGAATTCTGGGAGAAAAAATTGCGGAAAATTATTTAAGGAAAAAAGGTTATAAAATTTTGGAGAAAAATTATTCTCCAAGTTTTGTTACAGGTTTAAATATTGGAGAAATCGACCTTATAACCAAAAAAGAAGATGTAATTATTTTTGTTGAAGTAAAGACCCTTCGACTTCGCTCCCTTCAATTCGATTCAGGACAAGCAGGGCAAGCCTTTCGAAAAAATCAGGGCGAGTATTTTAATCCCGAGGATAAAGTTAATTATCAAAAACAAAGAAAAATAATAAAAACAGCCCAAAGTTATATTTTAGAGAAAAAACTTTTTTCTGAAATTAAATGGCAGGTTGATGTTTTGTCTATTGTCATTAATTTTGAAACAAGAAAGGCAAAAATTAAACACTTTAAGAATGCAGTTGTTTGATCCTCCTTCGTCCCGACCGTGTCGGGACTACGGATAGATAAACACTCTTCGATTTTCATGTAATATTTATTAAGAAGTTGACCAGTATGTTTTATTTTGCTAAACTAATATAAATTTAAAGGTTGTCCGCGAAAGGGGACCTTTTTTAAAATATGGATATTAAAATTTTTGCTTCCGCCATTGCTCAAATTGCCGAAGAAAAAGGCATTGCTGAAGAAAAAGTATTTGAGATTATCGAGCAGGCAATAGCTGCGGCTTATAAAAAAGATTACGGACAGAAGGGACAAAAAATTGAAGCCAAGCTTAATCAAAAAACCGGCGAGGTTAAATTTTGGCAGGTTAAATTGGTTGTTGACCAAGGAATGCTTCTTACTGACGAAGAGCTGGAAAAAATGAAGGCCGAAAATAAAGAAGAATTTGAAGAAAAAGAAGGAGAGCCGAAAGAAAAGAAAGTAAAATTTAATCCGGAACGTCATATTATGATAGAGGAAGCCGAGAAAACGGATTCTAAAATTAAAGTTGGCGAAGAATTAAAAATTCTTTTAAAAACCCAGGAAGATTACGGCAGAATTGCCGCCCAGACTGCCAAACAAGTGATTTTACAAAGAATAAAAGAGGCGGAAAGAGACACGGTTTTGGATGAATTTAGAAAAAAAGAAGGAGAAATTATTTCCGGGATTATTCAACGGATTGAAGGAAAAACGATTTATTTGAATCTTGGAAAAACCGTGGGCGTTTTGCCTCTGGAGGAGCAGGTTATAGGAGAATTTTACAGAATTTCTCAAAGACTGAAAGTTTATTTATTAAAAGTAGAGGAAACCTCAAAGGGTCCCTTAGTTTTTGTTTCTCGGGTTTATCCAAAATTAGTTTCCAAGCTTTTTGAATTAGAGGTACCTGAAATTTCTTCAGGTCAGGTAGAAATTAAATCAATTGCCAGAGAGGCCGGGTCTAGGTCAAAAATTGCGGTATCAGCTACTGACAAAGGAATTGACCCAATAGGTTCAGTAGTGGGCCAAAGGGGAACCAGAGTAATGGCAGTGATAAACGAATTAGGCGGAGAAAAAATTGACGTGATTGAATGGGCGGAAAATCCAGAAAAATTTATTGCTAATTCCCTGGCTCCGGCTAAGGTTTCCGCAGTAAAAATCGGAGCAAAGAATACCGCCCAAGCATTGGTACCGGAAGACCAATTATCTTTGGCCATAGGTAAGAACGGCCAAAATGTCAGATTGGCAGCCAAGCTTACCGGCTGGAAAATAGACGTAAAATCAGAAACTTCTCCGGAAGAACCGACCGAAGAGTTAGAAAAAGAAAAAACCTCAGAAAAAAAAGAGCCAAAAAAAGAACCCTCCTCCGCCGAAGTAGATTCGGCTACGAAGGTCAAGTCGGAGGGCGAGGAAAGACCAAAAAAAGAAACAAAAAAAGAAAAAAAATAAATTAATTTTTAAAAATATGATAAATCTTTTTAAAGATATTCCGGCGGGAGAAAATCCTCCGGAAAATATAAATGTTATCGTAGAGAATATAAAAGGATCGAAAAACAAGATTGAATACGAAAAAGAAGGATTTTTTAAATTAGACAGGACTTGTTATTCTCCTTTTTCTACTCCCTTTGAGTACGGTTTTATTCCTCAAACAGAATCCGGAGACGGAGATGCTTTAGACGTTATACTTTTGGTAACCCATTCTACTTTTCCGGGTTGTCTTATTAAATCAAGGCCAATAGGGTTGCTTCTGATGGAAGACGAGGAAGGAGAGGACAGTAAAATTATTGCAGTTCCTGATGATAAAGTTGACCCTAGATTTAAAGAAATTAGGGACATAAAAGACGTAGGTCAACATTTAAAAGATGAAATTGAGATATACTTCGCTGATTACAAAAAGCTTGAAAAAGAAAAATATAAATACGTTAAAGTAAAAGGCTGGGAAGGATCAGAAAAAGCTAAAAAGTTGATAAAAGAAGGAATAGCATCTTATAAAAAATAAAAAAAAGCGTGAAAATTTCACGCTTTAATGGTTTAGAAATCCGAGGCCCCAGTATACTGCATAACAAAGAACAAAGACGCGGAACGCGTTACCTAAAAGCAAAATAATTAAAGCGCCTTTCATTTTGATAGTTCTGGCCGCAATAATCGTTGCTGTCGGAAGTTCGGGCAAAAGAGGAATAAAAGTTAAAATTGAAATAGCCAGCCCGCTTCTTTTTATCAGCCAATTTATCATTTTTTCTCTTTTTTCTTTGATTGAATCGAGCCATTTGATTTTTTTTATTTTCTCTGAAATTTTTTCTAAAAGAACCTTAAAAGGTTCCCATTTTTTTAAAAGACCAATTGCGCCGCCTGTCAGTTGGTAAGTCAATAAAAGAGTGAAAGACCAATAGATTGTCAAAGTTACTGTTGCTTGCCAAAAAGGAATTCCCTGAAGCTTCCAGTAGATTGCAGCCGCCCAACCGTTAATAACCATCAATATAAATCCTATTAATTCTTCAAACACCAAAATCCATCTCCTTTTAACAGCCCTCTAAGCTTAACAAATTTTATGGAAACGTCAATTAAAAAATTGCCAAAATCAAAAATAGAAATTGAGATTACTCTTTCTCCCTCAGAGTTTGATGAATATTATAAAAAAGCAATTCTGAATTTAAAAGAAAAAATCGAAATGAAAGGATTCAGGAAGGGCAAGGTGCCTTTGGAAATTATTGAAAAAGAAATCAGCCAGGCCGAAATTTTGAATCAAGCCGCCCAATTGGCAATCAGGGAAAGCTACTTTGAAACAGTTGAAAAAGAAAAATTGGAAATAATTGAAAAAGCGGAAATAGAAATTCTAAAAATCGCTAAATCCAACCTTTTTATTTTTAAAGCTAAAGTTTCAGTTTTGCCTGGCGTTGACGACTTGCCTGATTATAAAAAAATTGCCGCTGCCTGCAAAGAAAAAGAAATTTCAATAGAAGAAAAAGAGGTTAAAGATGCCATGGATTGGATTTTGAAGTCCCGGGCCAAACTTATAGCTCTTGACCGGGAAGCGCAAAATGGAGATTTTGTTGAGATTGAATATTCTTCCTTGCAAATCGAGGGAGGCGCCAAAAAGAAAGACTCTTTTTTATTAGGACAAGGCCATTTTATTAAAGGATTCGAAGAAAAACTGGAAGGCATGAAGGCTGGTGAAGAAAAAGAATTTTCCTTGATTTTAGATAAAAACAATATCAAAAAAGAGATAGCCGGCAAAGAAGTCAGTTTTAGGGTAAAAATGAAATCAATTTTTAAAATGGAATTGCCCGAGCTTAATGATGAATTTGCCAAGAGCCTGGGTAAATTTGAAAACTTAGCTGCTTTGAAAAAAAACTTAAGAGAAGGCATTAAAATGGAAAAAAGCGTAAAAGAAAAAGAGAGGCACCGGACGGAAATTTTAGAAAAAATAGCTGATTTGATAAAATGGGATTTGCCGGAAAGCTTAATAGAACAAGAAAGAGAAAGATTGTTCCAAGATTTTAAAATGAGCTTTTCTCAAAACGCCGGAATTTTTTTTGAAGATTATCTGAAAAGTAACCAGAAAAACGAAATAGAAATAAAGGATTCATTTTTGAGATTAGCTGAAAAAAATATAAAAAACTTTTTGATTTTGAGAAAAATTTTTGAAAAAGAAAAAATCGAAGTTTCAGAAGGCGAAGTTAACCGAGAAATTGAAGAAAATTTAAAACAATATCCCGAAGCCGGCTTTATGGAAAAAAATCTTGATTTGGAAAAAATTAAACATTATACTGAAGATAGAATTAAAAACGAAAAAGTTTTTCAATTCTTGGAAAATCTTTCAAAGCTAAGTTAAATACCGTATCATGTCTTTAATTCCAATTGTCGTAGAAAAATCTCAATTTGGAGAAAGAGCATATGACATTTATTCCAGGCTTTTAAAAGAAAGAGTTATTTTGCTTACCGGCCCCATTGTTGATGAATCGGCTAATTTAGTCATTGCCCAGCTTTTATTTTTGGCCTCGAGAGACCCAAAAAGAGATATCAGCCTTTACATTAATAGTCCCGGAGGAGTGGTAACCTCGGCCTTGGCGATTTATGACACCATGCAATATGTTAAGTGCGATGTTTCCACTTTTTGCTTGGGCCAAGCTGCTTCGGGAGCCGCGCTTTTGTTGGCCGCCGGAACCAAGGGGAAAAGATATGCCCTGCCTAATTCCGAGATTCTTTTGCATCAGGTAATGGGAAAAGCATCCGGCCAAGCGGTTGACGTGGAAATTTGGTCAAAACACATTTTAAGAATAAGAGAAAGGCTTAATAAAATTCTTTCCAATCATACGGGCCAATCTTTAAAAAAAATTGAAAAAGACACTGACCGAGATTTTTTCCTTTCAGCCCAAGAAGCCAAGGACTACGGAATTCTTGACGAGGTGATTAAGACAAAAGAATGATTTGATTATTTTTTCGTTTACCAAAGCCGTTTTTTAAAAAGGGCTTTTTCTTTTTTTATGAAAAATGGTATAATATAAAAACGATAAATTTAAATTATGAAAAACATGAAAAAGAAATTATTTTTAATAATCCTGATAGTTTTAAGTGTTTTTTTTGTAAAAAACACAAAATTTGAAAATAACAATATCAAAGATAATAGTTTTTTATATATATTTAAAAATTCAACAGTAAAAGCCCAGCCATCATGTCCAATGGAAATAGGTGAGCCATGTACTCCATTTGAACCCGATCCTGGCGATGATTATCCTCTGCCTGATGGTAGTTTTTCTTATTCAGGGCTTTCATTCGCTTCTATGGATGAATTTTTTGAAGCCTTTTGGGCTGTTTTGGGTCACGCTTGGTCAGAAAATACTGGCTGGATAAGTTTTAGTTGTATCGACCATCTTTCTTGTGAAACTTCAAATTATGGAGTTTACATTGATAAGGTAACTGGTGAATTTTCCGGCTACGCTTGGTCAGAAAATATTGGCTGGATAAGCTTTAATAAAGACGATGATAATTGTAATTTTGAAGGAGTACGTTTTACTTCTACGCCGGGAGAGGTGACTGGTTTTGCCAAGGTTTTATCTTATAAGTTTTCGGGAGGCTGTTTGAAATTAAATGGAATTGTTCAAGATACCGCAGAACCCTACGGCGTATCAATGGATTCCCATGGTAAGTTCCATG includes:
- a CDS encoding inorganic diphosphatase yields the protein MINLFKDIPAGENPPENINVIVENIKGSKNKIEYEKEGFFKLDRTCYSPFSTPFEYGFIPQTESGDGDALDVILLVTHSTFPGCLIKSRPIGLLLMEDEEGEDSKIIAVPDDKVDPRFKEIRDIKDVGQHLKDEIEIYFADYKKLEKEKYKYVKVKGWEGSEKAKKLIKEGIASYKK
- a CDS encoding HDIG domain-containing protein; amino-acid sequence: MEIPKEVQSIIKELENKEFEAYIVGGCVRDFLLARRSESEGGRKIKPRDWDIATNAKPEEIKKIFLKSYSDNKFGTVIVLTGSKDESLAEVEITPYRIDEKYSDKRHPDKVIWAQRIEQDLSRRDFTINAIAMGVGGENKKSETKIIDPFDGEKDLKNKIIRAVGSPQDRFSEDALRMMRAVRFATTLGFEIESETAKAINNNSHLLKAISKERIRDEFMKIIMSENADQGVELLRELNLLKYIIPELEEGHGVSQNKHHVYEVYKHSLLSLRYAAKKNFNKYVRMATLLHDIGKPRVKKGEGQNSTFYNHEIVGAKMTCQILDCLKFSKKILKKS
- the pnp gene encoding polyribonucleotide nucleotidyltransferase; translation: METKNYKLELGGRDLIVQIRNLAEKANGEVLVRYGDTLVLATCVMAKSKSDQIDFFPLSVNYEERYYASGKIKGSRYMKREGKPSDEAILSSRLIDRVIRPLFPNNLYREIQVITTCLAWDGENNPDMVSLIAASIALSISDIPWSGPIGAIRIGKINDGFVLNPTCGQKEESKIELVLAGTKKDNRVLINMIECRADESDEETILKATEFGEDYLKKLIDFQKEISTQSGKEKVLIESFKDEKLEKEVGHWLSDKLEKNLYSSPNSSQEGRMSDLKEELINFVKEKHEEPEKIRLASEIFYKEIENLVHKNILEKEKRVDGRKLDELRFIDAEVGLVPRSHGCGLFVRGQTKALSILTLGSPGDQQLIEGMEIVGKKKFMHHYNFPPYCSGEVKPIRSPGRREIGHGMLAEKALFPLIPSFDDFPYTIRIVSEILSSNGSSSMASVCSSSLALMDAGVPIKKPAAGIALGLMSDGKGNYKILTDIQGPEDHYGDMDLKVAGTKEGITAIQMDVKITGINKQILAEALVRGKLARLEILKKIQEILPAPRESLSSWAPRVYVLQINPEKIGDVIGPGGKIIRKITEEYEVNIDIEEDGKIFITAEKEENGKKATALIKNMTREVKIGETFEGRVKKIMDFGAFVEIFPGQEGLIHISKLRTKILKAGDSVWVKVTNVDDQGRVDLSLFKPLK
- the rpsO gene encoding 30S ribosomal protein S15, encoding MLKKEDKEKLIKKHQQHEKDTGSSEVQIALLSEEISELLLHLKKNPKDFHSKKGLLKMVSKRKSLLGYLKKADEKKYNSLIKKIGLKK
- the nusA gene encoding transcription termination factor NusA — its product is MDIKIFASAIAQIAEEKGIAEEKVFEIIEQAIAAAYKKDYGQKGQKIEAKLNQKTGEVKFWQVKLVVDQGMLLTDEELEKMKAENKEEFEEKEGEPKEKKVKFNPERHIMIEEAEKTDSKIKVGEELKILLKTQEDYGRIAAQTAKQVILQRIKEAERDTVLDEFRKKEGEIISGIIQRIEGKTIYLNLGKTVGVLPLEEQVIGEFYRISQRLKVYLLKVEETSKGPLVFVSRVYPKLVSKLFELEVPEISSGQVEIKSIAREAGSRSKIAVSATDKGIDPIGSVVGQRGTRVMAVINELGGEKIDVIEWAENPEKFIANSLAPAKVSAVKIGAKNTAQALVPEDQLSLAIGKNGQNVRLAAKLTGWKIDVKSETSPEEPTEELEKEKTSEKKEPKKEPSSAEVDSATKVKSEGEERPKKETKKEKK
- a CDS encoding NYN domain-containing protein; protein product: MAIKPIEQRVEALIDVQNLYHSAKNLYKSKVNFREILKTAIAGRKFIRAFAYVVKTKTGEEKPFFEALTKLGIEMRVKDLQEFYDGMKKADWDVGIVIDAVRTAQSLDVIVLCSGDGDFFPLVEYLKNQGKRVEVLAFGKTTSSKLKEAADEFIDLDKTPSKYLLKD
- a CDS encoding ATP-dependent Clp protease proteolytic subunit, whose product is MSLIPIVVEKSQFGERAYDIYSRLLKERVILLTGPIVDESANLVIAQLLFLASRDPKRDISLYINSPGGVVTSALAIYDTMQYVKCDVSTFCLGQAASGAALLLAAGTKGKRYALPNSEILLHQVMGKASGQAVDVEIWSKHILRIRERLNKILSNHTGQSLKKIEKDTDRDFFLSAQEAKDYGILDEVIKTKE
- a CDS encoding YraN family protein codes for the protein MSSKEIGILGEKIAENYLRKKGYKILEKNYSPSFVTGLNIGEIDLITKKEDVIIFVEVKTLRLRSLQFDSGQAGQAFRKNQGEYFNPEDKVNYQKQRKIIKTAQSYILEKKLFSEIKWQVDVLSIVINFETRKAKIKHFKNAVV
- the tig gene encoding trigger factor, which encodes METSIKKLPKSKIEIEITLSPSEFDEYYKKAILNLKEKIEMKGFRKGKVPLEIIEKEISQAEILNQAAQLAIRESYFETVEKEKLEIIEKAEIEILKIAKSNLFIFKAKVSVLPGVDDLPDYKKIAAACKEKEISIEEKEVKDAMDWILKSRAKLIALDREAQNGDFVEIEYSSLQIEGGAKKKDSFLLGQGHFIKGFEEKLEGMKAGEEKEFSLILDKNNIKKEIAGKEVSFRVKMKSIFKMELPELNDEFAKSLGKFENLAALKKNLREGIKMEKSVKEKERHRTEILEKIADLIKWDLPESLIEQERERLFQDFKMSFSQNAGIFFEDYLKSNQKNEIEIKDSFLRLAEKNIKNFLILRKIFEKEKIEVSEGEVNREIEENLKQYPEAGFMEKNLDLEKIKHYTEDRIKNEKVFQFLENLSKLS